In one Gopherus evgoodei ecotype Sinaloan lineage chromosome 1, rGopEvg1_v1.p, whole genome shotgun sequence genomic region, the following are encoded:
- the LOC115647980 gene encoding olfactory receptor 51G2-like, producing the protein MSAVNDTTFNSAVFLLTGIPGQEDVHLWISVSFCLVYVISIVGNSVILFIIKTDPSLHEPMYIFLSMLAVTDLGILISTMPTILGIYLFNSREISFEACFAQLFFIHSLQLNESSMLLLMAFDRFVAICNPLRYTSILTVQTIDNMGLISVLRSLTVIFPLPFLLKKFRYCQANVLSHSYCLHQEVMKMACSDISVNSIYGLFITFLTVGLDSLLIFLSYVMILNTALNIASNAECLRALNTCVSHLCAVLLFYTPMIGLSVIHRFGKGSSPLLQTVLSYISLLLPPLINPIVYSMKSRHLRAGISRALVKCRVSS; encoded by the coding sequence atgtcagctgtcaatgacaccacATTCAACTCTGCAGTGTTCCTGCTCActgggatacctgggcaggaagaTGTCCATCTCTGGATCTCTGTCTCCTTCTGCTTAGTGTATGTTATTtcaatagtaggaaattcagtcattctgttcattataaaaacagatccaagcctccatgagcccatgtacattttcctttctatGTTGGCCGTCACAGACCTTGGCATATTGATATCCACCATGCCAACGATACTGGGCATATATTTGTTTAACTCTCGGGAGATCAGCTTCGAAGCCTGTTTTgctcagctgttcttcatccactcaCTTCAGTTAAATGAATCCTCCATGctcttgttgatggcctttgatcGCTTCGtcgcaatctgtaacccactgagatATACTTCCATCTTAACCGTGCAGACAATAGACAATATGGGACTGATAAGTGTGCTAAGAAGTTTGACTGTAATATTCCCACTCCCGTTTCTACTGAAAAAGTTCCGATACTGTCaagccaatgtcctctcccattctTACTGCCTGCACCAGGAGGTCATGAAGATGGCTTGTTCAGATATCTCAGTGAACAGCATCTACGGCTTGTTTATTACATTCTTAACGGTGGGATTGGATTCactgctcatcttcctctcttatgtgatgatcctTAATACAGCACTGAACATCGCGTCCAATGCAGAGTGCCTCAGGGCCCTGAACACCTGCGTCTCCCACCTCTGCGCCGTCCTGCTCTTCTACACACCAATGATCGGCCTGTCTGTGATACACAGATTTGGAAAGGGATCATCTCCCTTGCTTCAAACTGTCCTGAGCTacatctccctgctgctcccacccctgaTTAATCCAATCGtgtacagcatgaaaagcagACACCTGCGTGCGGGGATAAGTAGGGCATTAGTCAAGTGCAGGGTCAGTTCATGA